A stretch of Bordetella petrii DNA encodes these proteins:
- a CDS encoding Bug family tripartite tricarboxylate transporter substrate binding protein, protein MLLAAPAGQAAAQDFPVRSITLVVPYPAGGSADILARAIGQKLGEKLGQPVVVENKGGAGTAIGAHFAAQAPADGYTLLLGTVSSHAINPAINKVGYDPIRDFALVAPVASTPFVLVTPPGSPFHTLADVIAAAQKQPGTLDYASAGPGTSNHLAGEMLANAAGIRLVHVPYRGSAPALVDVMAGHVPLMFDLQTTSVPHIREGKLRALAVTSLQRSALLPDVPTVAESGMPGFEVSAWFAVFVPAKVPAPVLQRLRGAMAAIMKSDDMEQKLRQIGAAPDLRSPDEFAAYLEAEVAKYTGVVKAAGLTSR, encoded by the coding sequence ATGCTGCTCGCCGCACCCGCGGGGCAGGCCGCGGCGCAGGATTTTCCCGTGCGTTCCATCACGCTGGTCGTGCCCTATCCGGCGGGCGGTTCCGCTGACATCCTGGCGCGGGCCATCGGCCAGAAGCTGGGCGAAAAACTGGGCCAGCCGGTGGTCGTTGAAAACAAGGGCGGCGCGGGCACGGCGATAGGGGCGCACTTTGCCGCCCAGGCGCCGGCCGACGGCTACACGCTGTTGCTGGGCACGGTCAGCTCGCACGCCATCAACCCGGCAATCAACAAGGTCGGCTACGACCCGATCCGCGACTTCGCGCTGGTGGCGCCCGTGGCGTCGACGCCGTTCGTGCTGGTCACGCCGCCCGGTTCGCCGTTCCACACGCTGGCGGACGTCATCGCCGCGGCGCAGAAGCAGCCGGGCACGCTGGACTACGCGTCTGCCGGCCCGGGCACGTCCAACCACCTGGCCGGCGAGATGCTGGCCAACGCCGCCGGCATCCGCCTGGTGCACGTGCCGTACCGCGGCAGCGCGCCGGCCCTGGTGGACGTGATGGCGGGCCACGTGCCGCTGATGTTCGACCTGCAGACCACCTCGGTTCCCCACATCCGCGAGGGCAAGCTGCGCGCGCTGGCCGTCACCAGCCTGCAGCGCAGCGCCTTGCTGCCCGATGTGCCGACCGTGGCCGAAAGCGGCATGCCGGGCTTTGAAGTCAGCGCCTGGTTCGCGGTGTTCGTGCCGGCGAAGGTGCCCGCGCCGGTGCTGCAGCGCCTGCGCGGCGCCATGGCGGCGATCATGAAATCGGACGACATGGAACAGAAGCTGCGCCAGATCGGCGCGGCGCCCGACCTGCGTTCGCCCGACGAATTCGCGGCATACCT
- a CDS encoding alpha/beta hydrolase — protein MTARPEPLTRRLREIGARWQQDIRAAGDETKALYLPLLAQAPKSGVEAVRDLAYGDDPRQTLDAYRPAGARNAPVVVFVHGGAFIRGAKNINAEMYANVATWFARHGCVGINMEYRLAQQAPYPGGAADVALACRWLARHVGALGGDAGRICLVGHSAGGTHVATWACDPLCGLPPINVRCAVLVSARLKADVLPANPNAPGVAAYFGPDPACHGPRSPLAHAARAPLPVLVANAEFENPLLDLYGLEFALALGRARGAAPLHIALPDHNHVSIMAHFNTPEQWLGEQVLAFFERSCR, from the coding sequence ATGACGGCGCGCCCCGAGCCGCTGACCCGGCGCCTGCGCGAGATCGGCGCCCGCTGGCAGCAGGATATCCGCGCCGCCGGCGATGAAACCAAGGCGCTGTACCTGCCCTTGCTGGCGCAGGCGCCCAAGAGCGGCGTCGAGGCCGTGCGCGACCTGGCTTATGGAGATGATCCGCGCCAGACGCTCGACGCATACCGGCCGGCCGGGGCGCGCAATGCCCCGGTGGTTGTCTTCGTGCATGGCGGCGCCTTCATCCGGGGCGCCAAGAACATCAACGCCGAAATGTACGCCAACGTGGCCACGTGGTTCGCCCGCCATGGCTGCGTGGGCATCAACATGGAGTACCGGCTGGCGCAGCAGGCGCCGTATCCCGGCGGCGCGGCCGATGTCGCGCTGGCCTGCCGCTGGCTGGCGCGCCACGTCGGCGCGCTGGGCGGGGATGCAGGCCGGATCTGCCTGGTCGGCCATTCCGCCGGCGGCACCCATGTCGCGACCTGGGCGTGCGACCCGCTGTGCGGGCTGCCGCCCATCAACGTACGATGCGCCGTGCTGGTGTCGGCGCGGCTGAAGGCCGACGTTCTGCCGGCCAACCCCAATGCGCCGGGCGTGGCGGCCTACTTTGGCCCGGACCCGGCCTGCCACGGCCCGCGCTCGCCGCTGGCCCATGCCGCGCGCGCGCCCTTGCCGGTGCTGGTGGCCAATGCCGAGTTCGAGAATCCGCTGCTGGACCTGTACGGCCTGGAGTTCGCGCTGGCGCTGGGCCGGGCGCGCGGCGCGGCGCCCCTGCACATCGCCCTGCCGGACCACAACCATGTATCGATCATGGCCCATTTCAATACGCCCGAGCAGTGGCTGGGCGAGCAGGTGCTGGCGTTTTTCGAGCGCTCGTGCCGTTGA
- a CDS encoding RidA family protein, translated as MPNRVIAPAGIAPPLGPYSMAIASDGPGTWLHIAGQVGIGPGGALLDGFEAQARQAWSNLAAVLAEAGMQMQHLVKVNTYLTRAADVPLLGPVRAAFMGEARPASTLVIVQALAQPQWLVEVEAVAFLPAPA; from the coding sequence ATGCCGAACCGCGTCATCGCGCCCGCGGGCATCGCCCCGCCTCTGGGGCCCTACAGCATGGCCATTGCGTCCGACGGGCCGGGCACCTGGCTGCACATCGCCGGCCAGGTCGGCATCGGCCCGGGCGGCGCGCTGCTCGACGGCTTCGAGGCGCAGGCCCGCCAGGCCTGGTCGAACCTGGCGGCCGTGCTGGCCGAGGCCGGCATGCAGATGCAGCATCTCGTCAAGGTCAACACCTACCTGACCCGCGCGGCTGACGTGCCGCTGCTGGGGCCGGTGCGCGCCGCCTTCATGGGCGAGGCCAGGCCGGCATCGACCCTGGTCATTGTGCAGGCGCTGGCGCAGCCGCAGTGGCTGGTGGAAGTCGAGGCCGTGGCCTTCCTGCCCGCCCCCGCCTGA
- a CDS encoding carboxyl transferase domain-containing protein: protein MPTIESRINPRSQDYADNARAMQAQLDDLARQLAQTALGGNEAARAKHVARGKLLPRERVERLIDPGSPFLELSPMAAHGMYDGAAPGAGVITGIGRISGTECVIVCNDATVKGGTYYPMTVKKHLRAQEIAAQNRLPCVYLVDSGGANLPQQDEVFPDRDHFGRIFYNQAVMSAQGIAQIAVVMGSCTAGGAYVPAMSDESIIVRNQGTIFLGGPPLVKAATGEEVSAEDLGGGDVHTRLSGVADHLAANDLHALQLARGAVARLNRQKPVPLALAPVREPRYDPAELNGIIPADTRKPYDVREIIARIVDGSDFDEFKARFGTTLVTGFAHIHGMPVGIVANNGILFSESAQKGAHFIELCAQRKIPLVFLQNITGFMVGRKYENEGIARHGAKMVTAVATANVPKFTVLIGGSFGAGNYGMCGRAYSPRLLFMWPNARISVMGGEQAASVLATVRRDGIQAKGGQWSAEEEEAFKAPIRAQYEHEGHPYYATARLWDDGIIAPADTRRVLGLALSAALNTPIEDTRFGVFRM from the coding sequence ATGCCCACCATCGAATCCCGCATCAATCCGCGTTCGCAAGACTATGCCGACAATGCGCGCGCCATGCAGGCGCAGCTCGACGACCTGGCCCGCCAGCTGGCGCAGACCGCGCTGGGCGGCAACGAAGCCGCGCGCGCCAAACACGTGGCGCGCGGCAAGCTGCTGCCGCGCGAACGCGTCGAGCGCCTGATCGATCCGGGCAGCCCGTTCCTGGAACTGTCGCCCATGGCCGCCCACGGCATGTACGACGGCGCGGCGCCCGGGGCGGGCGTCATTACCGGCATCGGGCGCATCTCGGGCACCGAATGTGTCATCGTCTGCAACGACGCCACGGTCAAGGGCGGCACGTACTACCCCATGACCGTCAAGAAGCACCTGCGGGCGCAAGAGATCGCCGCGCAGAACCGCCTGCCGTGCGTGTACCTGGTGGATTCGGGCGGCGCCAACCTGCCGCAGCAAGATGAAGTGTTTCCCGACCGCGACCACTTCGGCCGCATCTTCTACAACCAGGCCGTGATGTCGGCGCAGGGCATCGCCCAGATCGCGGTGGTGATGGGCTCGTGCACGGCCGGCGGCGCCTATGTGCCGGCCATGAGCGACGAGTCCATCATCGTGCGCAACCAGGGCACCATCTTCCTGGGCGGCCCGCCGCTGGTCAAGGCCGCCACCGGCGAAGAGGTCAGCGCCGAAGACCTGGGCGGCGGCGACGTGCACACGCGCCTGTCGGGCGTGGCCGACCACCTGGCCGCCAACGACCTGCACGCGCTGCAGCTGGCGCGCGGCGCAGTAGCGCGCCTGAACCGCCAGAAACCCGTGCCGCTGGCGCTGGCCCCGGTGCGCGAGCCGCGCTACGACCCGGCCGAGCTCAACGGCATCATTCCGGCCGACACGCGCAAGCCCTACGACGTGCGCGAGATCATCGCCCGCATCGTCGACGGCTCGGACTTCGACGAATTCAAGGCGCGCTTCGGCACCACGCTGGTCACGGGTTTCGCGCACATCCACGGCATGCCGGTGGGCATCGTGGCCAACAACGGCATCCTGTTCTCGGAATCGGCGCAGAAGGGCGCCCATTTCATCGAACTGTGCGCGCAGCGCAAGATCCCGCTGGTGTTCCTGCAGAACATCACCGGCTTCATGGTGGGCCGCAAGTATGAAAACGAGGGCATCGCGCGCCACGGCGCCAAGATGGTGACCGCGGTGGCCACCGCCAACGTGCCCAAGTTCACGGTGCTGATCGGCGGCTCGTTCGGCGCCGGCAACTACGGCATGTGCGGGCGCGCCTACTCGCCGCGCCTGCTGTTCATGTGGCCCAACGCGCGCATCTCGGTCATGGGCGGCGAGCAGGCCGCCAGCGTGCTGGCCACCGTGCGGCGCGACGGCATCCAGGCCAAGGGCGGGCAGTGGTCGGCCGAAGAAGAAGAGGCCTTCAAGGCGCCCATCCGCGCTCAGTACGAACACGAAGGCCATCCGTACTACGCCACGGCGCGCCTGTGGGACGACGGCATCATCGCGCCGGCCGACACGCGCCGCGTGCTGGGCCTGGCGCTGTCGGCGGCCCTCAATACCCCCATCGAAGACACCCGCTTCGGCGTGTTCCGCATGTGA
- a CDS encoding LysR family transcriptional regulator has product MFELRLVRQFVVVAEELNFRRAAERLHMSQPPLSTAMQHLEADIGTALLDRSKHHVRLTAAGKVFYRDAIRLLQFVEQARERARRTGSGLEGALRLSFVPSAALDVLPEIFKRFQRDYPTVQLTLTAETTRRQLEDLQNGHTDLALLVGPVYDSQGLELVALQSQHFVIAVPVGHALARRQKVKMKELAGESFVSFPAAEGAGFAGALLGACQAAGFMPRIVQEASQMQAILTLVAGGLGVALVPSAMRRLHMSEVSFLEIAETRNPPSYQLLFAHAAANDNPVIQAFLASALGPAKPAAA; this is encoded by the coding sequence ATGTTCGAACTCCGCCTGGTTCGCCAGTTTGTCGTCGTCGCCGAAGAGCTCAACTTTCGCCGCGCGGCCGAGCGGCTGCACATGTCGCAGCCGCCGCTTTCAACCGCGATGCAGCATCTGGAAGCCGACATCGGCACGGCGCTGCTCGATCGCAGCAAGCACCATGTACGGCTGACCGCCGCCGGCAAGGTGTTCTACCGGGACGCGATACGCCTGCTGCAGTTTGTCGAACAGGCGCGCGAGCGCGCCCGCCGCACCGGCAGCGGGCTGGAGGGCGCGCTGCGCCTGTCGTTCGTTCCCAGCGCCGCGCTCGATGTACTGCCCGAGATCTTCAAGCGCTTCCAGCGCGACTACCCCACTGTGCAGCTGACGCTCACGGCCGAGACCACACGGCGCCAGCTGGAAGACCTGCAGAACGGCCACACGGATCTCGCGCTGCTGGTGGGGCCGGTCTACGATTCGCAAGGGCTCGAGCTGGTGGCGCTGCAGTCCCAGCACTTCGTCATCGCAGTCCCCGTCGGGCATGCGCTGGCCCGGCGCCAGAAGGTAAAAATGAAAGAGCTGGCGGGGGAGTCGTTCGTTTCTTTTCCGGCGGCCGAGGGCGCGGGTTTCGCCGGCGCGCTGCTGGGCGCCTGCCAGGCCGCGGGCTTCATGCCGCGGATCGTCCAGGAGGCCTCGCAGATGCAGGCCATCCTGACCCTGGTGGCGGGCGGGCTGGGCGTCGCGCTGGTGCCCTCTGCCATGCGCCGCCTGCATATGTCCGAGGTCAGCTTTCTGGAAATTGCCGAAACGCGCAATCCGCCCAGCTATCAGTTGCTGTTCGCCCACGCCGCCGCCAATGACAACCCCGTTATCCAGGCCTTCCTGGCCAGCGCGCTGGGCCCGGCCAAGCCTGCGGCGGCGTGA
- a CDS encoding acetyl/propionyl/methylcrotonyl-CoA carboxylase subunit alpha, which yields MFDTLLIANRGEIACRVAATARRLGIRTVAVYSDADAGARHVAACDVAVHIGGPEPRASYLRADAILQAARDTGAQAIHPGYGFLSENEAFARAAADAGIAFVGPPASAIAAMGSKSAAKALMEKAGVPLVPGYHGDNQDPQFLKTQADAIGYPVLIKASAGGGGKGMRVVESAGAFLDALASCQREAASSFGDDRVLIERYLQKPRHIEIQVFADTHGNCVYLFERDCSVQRRHQKVIEEAPAPGMTPERRQAMGEAAVAAARAVGYVGAGTVEFIAEPDGRFYFMEMNTRLQVEHPVTEMITGHDLVEWQLRVAAGQPLPAAQQDLRISGHAIEARIYAENPDKGFLPSIGRLAYLELPPHAAFANGEVRVDGGVRMGDAITPFYDPMIAKLIVHGADRDQARARMIQALAHTHAVGVQTNVAFLTRLMRDEAFASADLDTGLIERQRQTLLPPPAAADAIALALATAAVLVRQGLAQSAGQAARPAADPWDVRDGWRLGGRYQQAVQWLDVDTLRDVTVARDGQAWTLAGAGADAPQAFSWRAHASANPNLAYGLRIVLDGRESAGTVVLHDGKAYVFREGRTQVLGLHDALAHAQDDQADHAGGLTAPMPGKIISIAVQAGDSVSRGQPLLVMEAMKMEHTISAPADGKVQEVFYAVGDQVAEGAELVAIA from the coding sequence ATGTTCGATACTCTGCTGATCGCCAACCGCGGTGAAATCGCCTGCCGCGTTGCCGCCACCGCCCGCCGCCTGGGCATCCGCACGGTGGCGGTGTATTCCGACGCCGACGCGGGCGCGCGCCATGTGGCGGCCTGCGACGTGGCCGTGCACATCGGCGGCCCCGAGCCGCGCGCCAGCTACCTGCGCGCCGACGCGATCCTGCAGGCCGCGCGCGACACCGGCGCGCAGGCCATCCACCCCGGCTACGGGTTCCTGTCCGAAAACGAAGCCTTCGCGCGGGCCGCCGCCGATGCCGGCATTGCCTTCGTGGGGCCGCCGGCGTCGGCCATTGCCGCCATGGGCAGCAAGTCGGCCGCCAAGGCGCTGATGGAAAAAGCCGGCGTGCCGCTGGTGCCGGGCTACCACGGCGACAACCAGGATCCGCAGTTCCTGAAAACGCAGGCCGACGCCATCGGCTACCCGGTGCTGATCAAGGCCAGCGCCGGCGGCGGCGGCAAGGGCATGCGGGTGGTGGAATCGGCCGGCGCCTTTCTGGACGCCCTGGCCTCGTGCCAGCGCGAAGCCGCGTCCAGCTTCGGCGACGACCGCGTGCTGATCGAGCGCTATCTGCAGAAGCCGCGCCACATCGAAATCCAGGTGTTCGCCGACACCCACGGCAATTGCGTGTACCTGTTCGAGCGCGACTGCTCGGTGCAGCGGCGCCACCAGAAAGTCATCGAAGAAGCGCCGGCCCCCGGCATGACGCCCGAGCGGCGCCAGGCCATGGGCGAGGCCGCCGTGGCGGCGGCGCGCGCGGTCGGCTACGTGGGCGCGGGCACGGTGGAATTCATCGCCGAGCCCGACGGCCGCTTCTATTTCATGGAAATGAACACCCGCCTGCAGGTCGAGCACCCGGTCACCGAAATGATCACCGGCCACGACCTGGTGGAATGGCAGCTGCGCGTGGCCGCGGGCCAGCCGCTGCCGGCCGCCCAGCAAGACCTGCGCATCAGCGGCCACGCCATCGAGGCGCGCATCTACGCCGAAAACCCCGACAAGGGCTTCCTGCCGTCGATCGGCAGGCTGGCCTATCTGGAACTGCCGCCGCACGCGGCGTTCGCCAACGGCGAGGTGCGCGTCGACGGCGGCGTGCGCATGGGCGACGCCATTACGCCCTTCTACGACCCCATGATCGCCAAGCTGATCGTGCACGGCGCCGACCGCGACCAGGCCCGCGCGCGCATGATCCAGGCGCTGGCGCACACCCATGCGGTGGGCGTACAGACCAACGTGGCGTTCCTGACCCGGCTGATGCGGGACGAGGCCTTTGCCTCGGCCGACCTGGACACCGGGCTGATCGAACGCCAGCGCCAGACCTTGCTGCCGCCGCCGGCCGCCGCCGATGCCATCGCGCTGGCGCTGGCCACGGCGGCGGTGCTGGTGCGCCAGGGCCTGGCGCAATCCGCCGGCCAGGCCGCCAGGCCGGCTGCCGACCCCTGGGACGTGCGCGACGGCTGGCGCCTGGGCGGGCGCTACCAGCAGGCCGTGCAGTGGCTGGACGTCGACACTCTGCGCGACGTAACGGTGGCGCGCGACGGGCAGGCCTGGACGCTGGCCGGCGCCGGGGCCGACGCACCCCAGGCGTTTTCCTGGCGCGCGCACGCCAGCGCCAACCCGAATCTGGCCTATGGCCTGCGCATTGTGCTGGATGGCCGCGAAAGCGCCGGCACGGTGGTGCTGCACGATGGCAAGGCCTATGTGTTCCGCGAAGGCCGCACGCAGGTGCTGGGCCTGCACGATGCGCTGGCCCATGCGCAGGACGACCAGGCCGACCACGCCGGCGGGCTGACGGCGCCCATGCCGGGCAAGATCATCTCCATCGCCGTGCAGGCCGGCGACAGCGTGTCCAGGGGCCAGCCGCTGCTGGTCATGGAAGCCATGAAAATGGAGCACACGATTTCGGCCCCGGCCGACGGCAAGGTGCAGGAAGTGTTCTACGCCGTGGGCGACCAGGTGGCCGAAGGGGCCGAACTGGTGGCCATCGCGTAG